Proteins from a genomic interval of Rosa chinensis cultivar Old Blush chromosome 2, RchiOBHm-V2, whole genome shotgun sequence:
- the LOC112186057 gene encoding leucine-rich repeat extensin-like protein 4 produces the protein MKKKTTLFDFSLLLLTAAFFFASTLSSSSHIISHGSLTDAEALYIKQRQLLYYRDESGDRGEIVKVDPSLVFENKRLRNAYIALQAWKEAILSDPFNLTGDWVGSNVCSYTGVFCAPAPDNSSIRTVAGIDLNHGDIAGYLPEELGLLTDLALFHINSNRFCGTVPHKFRNLKLLFELDISNNRFAGKFPHVVLKLPELKFLDLRFNEFEGTVPKELFDKDLDAIFINHNRFRFDLPDNFGNSPVSVIVLANNKFHGCVPSSLGNMSNLNEIILMNNGFRSCLPEEIGMLKNLTVFDVSYNQFLGSLPDTIGGMVSLEQLNVAHNLLSGSIPPAICTLPRLENFTYSYNFFTGEPPVCLALPSFDDKRNCLPNRPSQRSAAQCKSFLSKPVNCNSFGCKPFTPSPTPSIPVPSPPVVTPSPPVFVPQSPPPPPPSPLPPVSSPPPPPPSPPPPVFSPPPPPPSPLPPVSSPPPPPPSPPPPVSSPPPPPVYSPPPPPPSPPPPVYSPPPPPPSPPPPVYLPPPPPPPSPPPPSPPPPVSLPPPSPPPPSVSPPYCVRSPPPPPPNSPPPPSPLSSPPPPAPYVYYSPPPPTPHSPPPPPHSPPPPIYPYSSPPPPPPVHSPPPPSPPPCIEPPPPPPPPCIELPPPPPPPSPPPCPESWAPPPPTYHHLPPPSPSPPPTPVYESPPPPPVHHSPPPPVYQYSSPPPPNSPPPCVEASPPPPTPVYEGPLPPVFGVSYASPPPPPFY, from the coding sequence atgaagaagaagaccactctctttgatttttctcttcttctcctcacTGCTGCTTTCTTCTTTGCTTCTACCCTCTCCTCATCCAGCCACATTATCAGCCATGGAAGTCTCACCGACGCCGAGGCCCTCTACATCAAGCAGCGCCAGCTGCTCTACTACCGGGACGAGTCCGGCGACCGGGGAGAGATCGTGAAAGTAGACCCTTCTCTGGTTTTCGAAAACAAGAGACTCCGAAATGCTTACATAGCATTGCAAGCTTGGAAGGAGGCTATTCTCTCCGACCCTTTCAATCTCACCGGGGATTGGGTCGGATCTAATGTCTGCAGCTACACCGGAGTGTTCTGTGCTCCGGCGCCGGACAACAGCTCTATCCGAACCGTCGCCGGCATTGACCTCAACCACGGCGATATTGCTGGCTACTTGCCGGAGGAGCTTGGGCTGCTCACAGATCTCGCATTGTTCCACATCAATTCCAACAGGTTCTGTGGGACTGTGCCGCACAAATTCCGGAACCTGAAGCTGCTTTTCGAGCTGGATATCAGTAACAATCGATTTGCCGGTAAGTTCCCGCATGTTGTGCTTAAGCTTCCTGAGCTGAAATTCTTGGATCTGAGGTTCAATGAGTTCGAGGGGACTGTGCCCAAGGAGCTGTTTGACAAGGACCTGGATGCTATTTTCATCAACCATAACCGGTTCAGGTTCGATCTGCCGGATAATTTCGGGAACTCGCCGGTCTCCGTCATCGTTCTGGCCAACAACAAGTTCCACGGTTGCGTTCCTTCCAGCCTGGGCAACATGTCGAACCTGAACGAGATTATTCTGATGAACAATGGGTTCAGGTCCTGCTTGCCGGAGGAGATTGGGATGCTGAAGAACTTGACGGTGTTCGACGTCAGCTACAATCAGTTCTTGGGTTCGCTGCCGGACACAATTGGAGGGATGGTGAGCCTTGAGCAGCTCAATGTGGCTCATAACTTGCTGTCTGGGTCGATTCCGCCGGCTATTTGCACGTTGCCGAGGCTGGAGAACTTCACTTACTCTTATAACTTCTTCACCGGCGAGCCTCCGGTGTGTCTGGCCTTGCCTAGTTTCGATGACAAGCGGAATTGCTTGCCGAATAGGCCGTCACAGAGGTCGGCGGCGCAATGTAAGTCGTTCTTGTCTAAGCCTGTGAATTGCAATTCTTTTGGTTGCAAGCCTTTCACTCCTTCACCGACACCCTCAATTCCTGTTCCTTCACCTCCGGTTGTGACTCCCTCGCCGCCGGTCTTTGTACCCCAATCACCACCACCTCCGCCGCCCTCACCTCTTCCCCCAGTTTCCTCACCCCCACCTCCTCCGCCGTCTCCGCCACCACCAGTTTTCTCACCACCGCCGCCGCCACCGTCACCTCTACCCCCAGTTTCCTCACCCCCACCTCCTCCGCCGTCTCCGCCACCCCCAGTTTCCTCACCACCGCCGCCGCCAGTTTACTCTCCACCACCGCCTCCACCCTCACCTCCTCCCCCAGTTTACtcaccacctccaccaccaccctcACCTCCGCCGCCAGTTTActtaccaccaccaccaccacctccttcGCCTCCTCCACCATCACCTCCCCCTCCAGTTTCCTTGCCGCCACCTTCTCCACCCCCACCATCAGTCTCACCGCCATATTGCGTCCGTTCCCCACCACCACCGCCCCCAAATTCACCTCCACCGCCTTCTCCATTGAGTTCTCCACCTCCACCAGCTCCTTACGTATACTACTCACCCCCGCCTCCTACTCCACATtcaccacctccaccaccacattcaccaccaccaccaatttATCCTTACTcatcacctccacctccaccacctgtcCATTCCCCACCTCCCCCTTCCCCACCTCCTTGTATAGAACCGcccccaccaccacctcctccttGCATTGAATTACCCCCGCCGCCGCCCccgccatcaccaccaccatgtcCTGAGTCCTGGGCGCCGCCACCACCTACCTACCATCACTTGCCACCACCATCTCCTTCACCGCCACCAACACCAGTGTATGAGTCTCCTCCCCCACCTCCGGTCCACcattcaccaccaccaccggTTTATCAATACAGTTCTCCACCGCCACCAAATTCACCTCCTCCATGTGTTGAAGCAAGCCCGCCGCCTCCCACTCCTGTATATGAGGGCCCATTGCCACCAGTCTTTGGAGTTTCATACGCGTCTCCTCCGCCACCACCCTTCTATTGA
- the LOC112190924 gene encoding probable serine incorporator isoform X2 yields the protein MESPAPTGNNERSNTFKVDTWFSQFRNGSNPWMARYVYGLMFLLANLLAWAVRDYGKSFLMEMKRLERCGGQNECLAAEGVLRVSLGCFLFYFSMFLSTAGASKLNESRDTWQSGWWSAKIVLWIVFIIIPFLLPSAIIKIYGVVAHFGAGVFLLIQLISIISFIRWVNDCCQYSKSERCQIHSMLIATTAYVVSLVGIIMMYIWYSPDPSCFINIFFITWTLVLLQLMTSVSLHPKVNAGILTPGLMGLYIVFICWFAIRSEPVAGNPCNRKAEASQHRDWLSIISFVIGVLAIVIATFSTGIDSKCFQFKKDETESEDDVPYGYGFFHFVFATGAMYFAMLLISWNTTNHTMEKWTIDVGWTSTWVRIVNEWIAVCVYLWMLVGPIIWKSRQTAQSVV from the exons ATGGAGAGTCCTGCTCCAACAGGCAACAATGAGAGGAGCAACACGTTCAAAGTTGATACATGGTTTAGCCAATTCCGGAATGGCTCGAATCCATGGATGGCTAGATATGTTTATGGTCTTATGTTTCTGCTAGCAAATCTTCTGGCATGGGCCGTCCGGGATTACGGAAAGAGCTTCTTGATGGAGATGAAAA GGTTAGAAAGATGTGGAGGTCAAAATGAATGTTTGGCTGCAGAAGGTGTTCTTCGTGTGAGCTTGGGATGCTTT TTGTTTtatttctctatgtttctttcAACTGCGGGTGCCTCGAAGTTGAATGAGTCCAGAGATACTTGGCAATCTGGATGGTGGTCTGCTAAGATTGTCCTGTGGATTGTTTTCATTATCATCCCCTTTTTGCTTCCTTCGGCTATTATAAAGATCTATG GTGTGGTTGCACATTTTGGCGCCGG GGTATTTCTTCTGATTCAGCTAATAAGCATAATCAGTTTCATTAGATGGGTGAACGATTGCTGTCAGTATTCTAAATCAGAAAGATG CCAAATTCATTCAATGCTAATTGCAACAACTGCATATGTTGTAAGCTTAGTGGGGATCATAATGATGTACATATGGTATTCACCAGATCCATCTTGCTTCATCAACATTTTCTTCATTACCTGGACATTAGTACTACTTCAACTCATGACGAGCGTCTCCCTCCACCCAAAA GTTAATGCTGGTATCTTGACTCCGGGGCTCATGGGGCTCTATATAGTATTTATCTGCTGGTTTGCCATTAGAAG TGAGCCAGTGGCAGGGAACCCTTGCAACAGGAAGGCAGAAGCTTCACAGCATAGGGATTGGCTCAGCATTATA AGCTTTGTTATTGGTGTACTTGCAATCGTTATTGCAACATTTTCAACAGGCATAGACTCCAAATGCTTTCAG TTCAAGAAGGACGAGACTGAATCCGAGGATGACGTTCCATATGGCTATGGCTTCTTCCATTTCGTTTTCGCTACAGGAGCAATGTATTTTGCAATGCTATTGATCAGTTGGAATACTACTAATCACACCATGGAAAA GTGGACAATTGATGTGGGCTGGACTAGCACTTGGGTCAGAATCGTGAACGAGTGGATCGCTGTCTGTGTGTATT TGTGGATGCTGGTTGGTCCAATTATATGGAAGAGTAGACAAACAGCTCAATCCGTCGTATAA
- the LOC112190924 gene encoding probable serine incorporator isoform X1, translating to MESPAPTGNNERSNTFKVDTWFSQFRNGSNPWMARYVYGLMFLLANLLAWAVRDYGKSFLMEMKRLERCGGQNECLAAEGVLRVSLGCFLFYFSMFLSTAGASKLNESRDTWQSGWWSAKIVLWIVFIIIPFLLPSAIIKIYGVVAHFGAGVFLLIQLISIISFIRWVNDCCQYSKSERCQIHSMLIATTAYVVSLVGIIMMYIWYSPDPSCFINIFFITWTLVLLQLMTSVSLHPKVNAGILTPGLMGLYIVFICWFAIRSEPVAGNPCNRKAEASQHRDWLSIISFVIGVLAIVIATFSTGIDSKCFQTLQFKKDETESEDDVPYGYGFFHFVFATGAMYFAMLLISWNTTNHTMEKWTIDVGWTSTWVRIVNEWIAVCVYLWMLVGPIIWKSRQTAQSVV from the exons ATGGAGAGTCCTGCTCCAACAGGCAACAATGAGAGGAGCAACACGTTCAAAGTTGATACATGGTTTAGCCAATTCCGGAATGGCTCGAATCCATGGATGGCTAGATATGTTTATGGTCTTATGTTTCTGCTAGCAAATCTTCTGGCATGGGCCGTCCGGGATTACGGAAAGAGCTTCTTGATGGAGATGAAAA GGTTAGAAAGATGTGGAGGTCAAAATGAATGTTTGGCTGCAGAAGGTGTTCTTCGTGTGAGCTTGGGATGCTTT TTGTTTtatttctctatgtttctttcAACTGCGGGTGCCTCGAAGTTGAATGAGTCCAGAGATACTTGGCAATCTGGATGGTGGTCTGCTAAGATTGTCCTGTGGATTGTTTTCATTATCATCCCCTTTTTGCTTCCTTCGGCTATTATAAAGATCTATG GTGTGGTTGCACATTTTGGCGCCGG GGTATTTCTTCTGATTCAGCTAATAAGCATAATCAGTTTCATTAGATGGGTGAACGATTGCTGTCAGTATTCTAAATCAGAAAGATG CCAAATTCATTCAATGCTAATTGCAACAACTGCATATGTTGTAAGCTTAGTGGGGATCATAATGATGTACATATGGTATTCACCAGATCCATCTTGCTTCATCAACATTTTCTTCATTACCTGGACATTAGTACTACTTCAACTCATGACGAGCGTCTCCCTCCACCCAAAA GTTAATGCTGGTATCTTGACTCCGGGGCTCATGGGGCTCTATATAGTATTTATCTGCTGGTTTGCCATTAGAAG TGAGCCAGTGGCAGGGAACCCTTGCAACAGGAAGGCAGAAGCTTCACAGCATAGGGATTGGCTCAGCATTATA AGCTTTGTTATTGGTGTACTTGCAATCGTTATTGCAACATTTTCAACAGGCATAGACTCCAAATGCTTTCAG ACACTGCAGTTCAAGAAGGACGAGACTGAATCCGAGGATGACGTTCCATATGGCTATGGCTTCTTCCATTTCGTTTTCGCTACAGGAGCAATGTATTTTGCAATGCTATTGATCAGTTGGAATACTACTAATCACACCATGGAAAA GTGGACAATTGATGTGGGCTGGACTAGCACTTGGGTCAGAATCGTGAACGAGTGGATCGCTGTCTGTGTGTATT TGTGGATGCTGGTTGGTCCAATTATATGGAAGAGTAGACAAACAGCTCAATCCGTCGTATAA
- the LOC112187687 gene encoding coatomer subunit beta'-3, which translates to MPLRLDIKRKFAQRSERVKSLDLHPTEPWILASLYSGTVYILNYQSQTMAKSFEVSELPVRSAKFVTRKQWVVAAADDMCIRVYNYNTMDKVKVFEAHSDYIRCVAVHPTLPYVLSSSDDMLIKLWDWEKGWMCTQIFEGHSHYVMQVTFNPKDTNTFASASLDHTVKIWNLVSPDPNFTLDAHLKGVNCVDYFTGGDKPYLITGSDDHTAKVWDYQTKSCVQTLEGHTHNVSAVCFHPELPVIITGSEDGTVRIWHSTTYRLENTLNYGLERVWAFGYMKGSRRIVIGYDEGTILVKIGREVPVASMDSSGKIIWAKHNEIQTVNIKSVGSDFEITDGERLPLAVKELGTCDLYPQNLKHNPNGRFVVVCGDGEYIIYTALAWRNRSFGSALEFVWSSDGEYAVRETTSKIKIFSKTFQEKKNIRPTFSVEHIYGGTLLAMCSNDFVCFYDWGECRLIRRIDVNVKNVYWADSGDLVAISSDSSFYILKYDRDVVSSYFDSGRPVDELGVEDAFELLFEINERVRTGLWVGDCFVYNNSSWRLNYCVGGEVTTMFHLDRPMYLLGYLANQSRLFLIDKEFNVMGYSLLLSLIEYKTLVMRGELERAKQIFPTIPQEQHNSVARFLESRGMLEDALEVATDPDYKFDLAIQLGNLEIAKEIATKAESESKWKQLGDLAMSSGKLELAEDCLLYGMDFSGLLLLYSSLGDAEGISKLASIAKEQGKNNVAFLCLFLLGKLEECIQLLLDSERIPEAALMARSYLPSKVSEIVSIWRNDLNKVNKRAAESLADPQEYPNLFEDWQISLSLESKRTENSGNYQPAEQYPVYASEKPASSLVELFKSMHIDEEEAAPVENGDLDHEELEENGEDQGEVHTIEEDSDSMNGVVLVNGTQEEE; encoded by the exons ATG CCTCTCAGGCTTGACATTAAG CGGAAGTTTGCGCAAAGATCCGAGAGAGTGAAGTCTTTGGATCTGCATCCAACTGAACCATG GATCCTTGCAAGTCTTTACTCAGGAACTGTGTATATCTTGAACTACCAGTCACAG ACCATGGCAAAGTCATTTGAAGTCTCTGAATTGCCAG TTCGGTCAGCAAAATTCGTAACGCGAAAGCAATGGGTAGTTGCTGCAGCCGATGACATGTGTATACGTGTTTACAATTACAATACCATGGATAAGGTTAAAGTCTTTGAAGCACACAGTGACTACATTAGATGTGTGGCTGTCCATCCAACACTTCCATATGTTTTGTCATCATCTGATGACATGCTTATCAAACTGTGGGATTGGGAAAAGGGGTGGATGTGTACTCAGATATTTGAAGGGCATTCTCACTATGTCATGCAAGTGACATTTAATCCCAAAGACACCAACACTTTTGCAAGTGCTTCCCTTGATCACACTGTTAAG ATTTGGAATCTTGTCTCCCCTGACCCAAATTTTACATTGGATGCCCACCTGAAAGGGGTCAATTGTGTTGATTACTTCACTGGTGGTGATAAACCGTACTTAATCACGGGATCTGATGATCACACTGCAAAG GTATGGGACTATCAAACAAAAAGTTGTGTTCAGACACTTGAAGGACACACTCATAATGTATCTGCAGTATGCTTCCACCCTGAACTTCCAGTTATAATTACTGGTTCTGAGGATGGAACTGTTAGAATATGGCATTCAACCACTTACAG GCTTGAAAACACATTGAATTATGGGCTGGAACGTGTTTGGGCTTTTGGGTATATGAAAGGATCACGTCG GATTGTTATTGGTTATGATGAAGGAACCATTTTGGTAAAAATTGGTCGAGAGGTACCGGTTGCTAGCATGGATAGTAGTGGGAAAATAATCTGGGCCAAGCATAATGAAATCCAAACTGTGAATATCAAAAGTGTGGGATCAGATTTTGAG ATTACAGATGGAGAAAGATTACCATTGGCCGTGAAGGAGTTGGGAACCTGTGATCTTTATCCTCAA AATTTGAAGCACAACCCCAATGGAAGGTTTGTTGTTGTTTGTGGTGATGGAGAGTACATAATATACACAGCTCTAGCATGGAGAAATAGATCCTTTGGCTCGGCATTGGAGTTTGTCTGGTCATCAGATGGAGAATATGCTGTTAGGGAAACAACATCAAAGATCAAAATTTTCAGCAAAACGTTCCAG GAAAAGAAGAATATCCGACCTACATTTTCTGTTGAACACATTTATGGAGGGACACTATTGGCAATGTGTTCAAATGACTTTGTATGCTTCTATGACTGGGGGGAATGCAGATTGATTAGACGAATTGATGTCAATGTTAAG AATGTTTATTGGGCTGATAGCGGTGATTTGGTGGCAATTTCTAGTGATTCATCATTCTACATTCTAAAATACGAT AGGGATGTAGTCTCTTCTTATTTTGACAGTGGAAGGCCAGTTGATGAACTAGGTGTTGAGGATGCTTTTGAGCTGCTTTTTGAGATAAACGAGCGTGTCCGAACTGGATTATGGGTTGGCGACTGTTTCGTTTATAATAACTCCTCCTGGCGACTCAATTACTGTGTTGGTGGTGAG GTGACCACAATGTTTCATCTGGACCGGCCCATGTACTTGTTAGGATATCTTGCCAATCAAAGTCGTCTTTTTCTTATTGATAAAGAGTTCAA TGTCATGGGATACTCCTTGCTTCTCAGCTTGATTGAGTACAAAACACTTGTTATGCGTGGAGAATTAGAGCGTGCCAAACAAATTTTTCCAACAATTCCCCAAGAGCAACATAACAG TGTGGCTCGGTTTTTGGAATCTCGAGGGATGTTGGAGGATGCACTGGAAGTGGCTACAGATCCTGACTACAAATTTGATCTTGCCATACAGCTGGGTAATCTGGAGATTGCAAAG GAAATTGCTACTAAAGCAGAGAGTGAATCCAAATGGAAGCAGCTGGGAGATTTAGCTATGTCCTCTGGGAAG TTAGAACTTGCTGAAGATTGCCTATTATATGGAATGGACTTTTCTGGCTTGCTACTCCTGTATTCTTCTCTTGGAGATGCTGAAGGAATATCAAAACTTGCTTCAATTGCTAAAGAGCAGGGAAAGAATAATGTTGCATTCCTTTGTTTGTTCTTGCTGGGTAAATTGGAAGAATGCATCCAGCTGTTGCTAGATAG TGAGCGGATACCTGAAGCAGCTTTGATGGCACGATCTTACCTACCCAGCAAGGTGTCAGAGATAGTTTCAATTTGGAGAAATGACCTGAACAAG GTTAATAAAAGAGCTGCAGAATCTTTGGCAGATCCCCAAGAATATCCTAATTTGTTTGAGGACTGGCAGATTTCTCTTTCCCTTGAGTCTAAACGCACTGAAAATAG TGGCAATTATCAACCAGCTGAGCAGTACCCAGTCTATGCTTCTGAGAAGCCAGCCAGCAGTCTTGTTGAATTGTTCAAAAGCATGCAcattgatgaagaagaagccgCCCCAGTTGAAAATGGAGATCTGGATCATGAG GAGTTAGAGGAGAATGGAGAAGATCAAGGTGAAGTACATACCATTGAGGAGGACTCAGACTCCATGAATGGTGTTGTTCTTGTGAATGGCACCCAGGAGGAAGAGTAG